Genomic segment of Citrus sinensis cultivar Valencia sweet orange chromosome 7, DVS_A1.0, whole genome shotgun sequence:
CCGAGACTAACTCAACTTCTGATTCTTCATGTTAtgttttattcatatattagataatgaatataaaattacttattattatattttatcattcaataaatgaatgtCACATCAATTAGGATCTCTAACATTACTTTAATATTTACCGAACTTATTatatcaaaccaaattaaattaacattttaaatgCTGATAATATTACACAAAACTCACACAATtatgatttgttttctttttactctTAGGTTTCTTGCATTTACGAAGAAAATTGTTAATGTACCAATAAGTAAATCTAGATAATGCTACTAcaacataaaatcaataataaattttgaatcaaCTTTCATTGTAGTCGCAtgtataattgataattaatttgtaaggTTTACCACTTTCATATTGCAAATCAATCCCATAATTTTATCAGATTAATGTATTGCAGAATGATCCTCCTGTTAATATTATGACTGATttgaacataaatttatttattttttttaagcccaacttttttaaaagaaaataattgccTATGCATCTATACATCTAAAGTCATaaagtttctattttttattaatttttcaattaatgattatgttttccaaaaatttcGAAGGCTGCTTTGTCAATCATTTTGGTCATTGTTTGTTTGAAAGCTTTTCAAGGGAgtagttaaaattaaaaggagcTTGTAATTTTTGGTAGTTTGTTTGGTCACCTAACTTTGGACCcaacaattgaaaatatttgtcAACCTGGTGTCCAATCGGTGTCTTTTTGGTGGGCTTTTCCGGTGGGTCCATACACGTTCctctttaatattataagaTTACTCCAAGaagcttttttctttctctgtcattttattcttcttttaaaatatttatttgcgATGCCTACTATTActttttagaatttatgtTTGATAATTGCCTTTTTGTCacaatgaggaaaaaaaattttaattaattacacttttatgttttatacATGTGAAGAAAAGCCTTTTAACTCCTCTTTTAACTATGAGGTATGATAGAGCTATCATGAGGCTTAAATTTGTCTTCATTTTGTTTCCattacttcaaaaataaataagtgataTTTTGAACATACTCTTTAAGTACTATTTAATTTGGAATCTGGATCATCTCCTCATCTGATCTGTATCTGAATAAATTctgttaatatgattaataattaataaatttaaaaaattaattaaatcttaattatctactaatattaaaaacacatgtggcacaaaatttataaaaaattaagaatgctCAAATTATGAGCGGATCCTTTAATTTGATATAGTTTTATCAAATCAAAGGCCTCCTAAGTCCTAATACTAGCAATAGGTGTGGTGGAGATTACTAATCAATAATCATTAGCAGTAATTATTTTGAGTCagtcaaaaatataatttataaagctGATTGCACATTTTCTAAGCATCGATTTGTGCTATGTCAccaaattttcctttcttttgaGGTTGATATTTTAAGACGACTTTAATTACGATGTCTCGACAGGGGCGAAGCTTatggtaaaaatttaaaagcgtcaaattcaaactttaaatataCAAGTTATAGGTTCAGGGActgcttgtttgtttttctaatgacctaattgaatttattttaattacataagTCATTAAatctgttttttttaatttaataaaactttcagtcattaagttattaaattaaaaatttaaactttttacttaattaaaaagtctaaatgacatcattaaaatatattcttcaaaatatctttatttacttaattaattttcatttttatctaaataaaatttattaattaatattattacctATATGTATAACATGTGATGATATAGTGTagattactattatttttatctttttattttattcaaattagtattatttatctttataatatttatgaatattttcatataaaaatgtcacaagctaaaataaaattgattaaaatacattaatttagaatattaaaggGTCGTATTCAATCtaacattatattatattataatgatatattatcttatttctgctatttgaaatgtttattatttgtttaatatttataatttgcaaggatacaaatataaagatattagttttcagattttttaagttaaaaaagtaatttaatatttattgttaaagatcaaaccaaataaaatcatatcgTTTTGATTTAGACATTCAGCTCTATTTAGAATATGCAAACTAATTCATATCTATTTAAATATCAGACAAAAAAATGCCATTTAAGTGTGTGTGAGccaatttttatgaattttattcatttgtaGAGGCATTATTTTGGCATCAATATTAGAGGAAACtatgaaatgacatttttatCTATGGGTGATAATATGGGTCAGGATTCATTTATTCGATTCGATTTGATtcaatgcaaattaaatggttttgggtttgaaaaaattgattcatttaataaattgatgaatTCGATTTGATTCACTaattaaacgaatcaaatCCAGGTTTGAAGATATTGATTcgtttattcatttaataaatgggtCATAAATGAATTGAATACATAtagatttgtttaaaattcGTTTATTATacgtttaattaaattacttttttgtccttaaatttaattgaactttttttaaaaaaattgaaggttatttgtattattaagGATTTGGTATTTGGTATTTGGATGATtgtatatttaattctaaaatatagtttggttatttgtattttgttgtaggatattaaatttgtggcttttttatattttattttgcttaattttgtttattaattatatttttctaaatgaatTGTAAACGAATCTTGATTCGtttcgattcgtttattaattctattaaacgaattaaatgaatcaaaccaaatattcgtttaataaacgaatcgaattcGAATCAtgagattttaatttgtttaataaagaAATCGAATCCAAATCAGTAGAATTGCAACCCGATTCATTTACAATTCGATTCGAATTCGATTCGTTTCTTCGTTTTGCCACCCTTATTTTTATCCAGTATATAAAGTTATGAATTAAGCGTACATGGGCCAATTTAGAATCTTTTTATACTAacttttagtattttatatataaatctcATAATTTTTTCGAACTCTACAAGTGCCATGACACCTTATAGCCATATACTTTATCCGCCGAAGCATATTGTGAATATCCGTGAATCTTTTGAgtttatttctctctcttatttGAGAGTTTGAGATAAGTAGGAAATATTgtacttcttttttcttcacaACCAAAGGAGTGGGGAAAAAGATGTTAATAATAGATTAGCAAgagaatcaagtgaaagaaatTTCTAGCCAAGAATTGATAGTtaaggtagcgtttactttttggattggattgggaaTTCtggggagtgggaatcctatgattgggagtgtggagtggaaGTGtgagtaggttgtttacttacactggaatggaagcatggaatggagatcagaatccaatttatgtgtttactttatcttggattggaagtaaatagtttcaaattacaattttatccttatttaaagaattataatttttaattacaaaactaataaaaaatatatttaatgaataatatttattttattatatttgtaaatttattataattattaatatttttaattatgaacaataaattattaattgtaattttaatataaaatgaaatgttattttatttaatataattatattaaatttattattatataaaataataatataatattatttagtacaaaattaatattttcttagaataaagtatttattattattattaaataaatatagtactattatttttaaaataaatataataatattatatttattaattctctattaatataataatattattttaaaataatttaaacttagaatcaatgtaaattattatttagttaaatataatattattatttaaataaatataatattatttattttattttattaattaaaaaacataaaataaaaaaaaaaaggtagaaatgggagaggtgggagtggattcccactcccacctcccccaatgggagtcccactcccactccccactccaaaaataaGTGGGGCCCACGGAGTGGAACTCCCAATCCCTCCCCATTTTAagtaagtaaacactggagtgggaggaatccacactcctcactcccactccagcaagtaaacacaacataagTCCATTTCTAGTCTCCCCAAACTCTACATTGTTGtaacaaaaatgaagaataacaAATAAGTTTTAGTTAAGGCAGCAAAGAGACCTTTGCATCTCGACAAACTTttcatgctttttttttatatacgCGACATCAAGATTTTTTGGTTGGTTTTGAAGTATGATGCTTCGAGCCAAGTTCCGAATCCCGACTTTGTATTTTACAGtcatgttataaaaaataaataaaaataaaacctcggtttaattttttttttttttttcatttataacaTGACGCAATCTCTAGtcttaaaactcaaaatcTCATTTTGAGAGCCAAAATTGAAAGCCCATGTTTCGCGCCAGAGCCACTTTCTGGTTCCGATTGAGATTCGCCCAAACAAGATCGTTTTGCAAGAACCCTAACAAAACTGACGACAATGGCGACAAGATTGAGTCAAATGTGAGCAGTTACCACGACGCCTACAAGCAACTCGAAAAGCTCGACTTCACCACTGCCGCTAAAATACTCTTCACTGATCCTcccaagaaaaagaaatttgggtATCATCTCACCTACTTTCACGCTCAATATTCCAATTCTTGTATTGggtttcattcttttttttttttgggtactATTTTGGTTTTCGGTGAGTGATTGCTGAGCTCTTTGGTGGTTCTGTTTCTCTTGGGCATTTTATCGAACATCTTGCTTCTATGTGCCTGTGGTTCATGTTGTATTGATCCTTATACTTTGAAAGCGTAAATGTGGTTTTCACAAGTATGGTGGTGTATCTTCATTTCAGGAGTTAAAATGTTGTATGCTCACATGCTTTTCTGTTTTGTGTCAGGATCGATTTTCATCTGGTACAGCTCTTCTTTGTATGCATGCCTTCATTGGGTATTCTTGTCCATGAGATTAACAgtacattttattttgtatttagaTTGATTCTTGGTTTGGTGGTGCTATCTAAGAGATGATGTTTTGTGTAACAGCTGTATATTTGGTGGCCCAATATGCTCGCTATGAGATGAGAAGAATGGAAGCGGTAACACAGTTTTCTTGTTTGATAGTACAACATTATGCTTTAAACCAAAGTCCTCCTTGTCATTCTGTTGTTGCTAGATCTTCTCATGTCTCTTAACTATTTTTGAACATtctattttcaaattcatgTTGATGCTTATTGGAGCGTATATCATTTCTGCATATTTACTAAGATACATCTTTTTTCGGCCTTTCTTATGCATTATGTTGTGATTACGAGTAATGCTTCAGTTTCCATTGACATGTTCAGAGACTAGCATGTTGGACACTTAATTCGTCAATCCAGTCATATAATATGTCAGGAAGGTTAGATGTATCTTTCACATGGAAGAAAAAGCATTGTTGATTTACTTCAGTGAAAGCGTGACCAAAGATACCTAAATTTATTGCAAAAAGGATACACTTAAAAGCTAGTGATACCATAATGAGCATTCATGCTGATAAATGTAAACCTATCAATTGGGTTATGCCGTCTCAGGTTCACTGGGAGTTTGCATTCATGACATCTACATGTCAGATGACCGTTTGATTACACTAAGTTTCTCTCATTTTGTGATCTGGATGTCTGAAAGTAAGCCTTTAAATGTTAGAGCAACCGTTTGGAGCTAAATGTCATTGCCTTTTGTTATAATTACAAAGCTTAGCATTTGTCCCTCTTACATATATTCTCAATGTTCAATGATTGACTTTATGGTCTCAAAAATCTTCACAGGAGCTAGAGCAGAAGAAGGCAGTAGAGGATAAGAAGAAGCAAGAGGAAGAGGAGAAAGCAAAGGAGTTGGAATTAAAGGAGGCTGAAGAAAAAGCTAAATCAAATCCAGAGCTTTTAGAAGTGAAAAGGAGATTGGGTAAACTAGAGGAGGCTGTAAATGAAATTGTGGAGAAGAAACATCCTGTAAAAAGTGAAGCCAGTGACACACAAAGTGCATCAGAATCAAGCAGTTCTGTAGCGAAAGACCATGTTAATCGGGCAAAATCTGGGGAGCCAACAACAGAAAAGACCAAAAAGGAAGGGCATTCTGAAGATTCGAAGAGATAAGAAAAACCTCTGAGATTCATAAGACTGTTGTCTCTGTTTTAGGCACCCCATGCTTTATGCATACATTGCAGAGGGATTAGTTAATGCTTAAGAACGAATAATTCAGGATGGCAGAGGGAACATTGATAGTGCAAAGTCAAAATGTTTTTAGGTGCATCTATGCATGCATTGCATAGGTACTTTTGTTGATTCTTGCTGGTATGTATCTGCTTGTGTTGTTTAAAATCATATGATTGCAGATCTTTTGTTCTGGTTTTGATCACTGTCAATATTCAGATGAGATTCGATCCTATACATTCCCGAAGATTATGATTCTAGCTAGATTTATACCGTGCATTTATTGTCACAGATCTTGTGAATTCTCACTGTTCATTTATCCATCTCCCTCTTATTGTCTtgttaaatttgttttctaaattctGATACGTTGGGtttaaattagtaaattaccAATATCTATATGTGTTGGTGAAAGAAGTGAGCTGCATACTTAGAAAGATGAAACCCAGAAAGTTTTTAACCAATTTCGAAACTTCaaagattttttaataaattttaaaattattttggttaaTCTGATGAGAAATATAAAACTCTttttgcaaattattatttaaaacttaaaatttgttaGTTTTAAAGCAAAACTAAAAACATTCAGTGCAAATTTTATATGTCAATTTTTAAAGTTCCATTTTAAATCCCAAATTTTATGTCACAaacctattattatttattaatattgttatatattttttttataaatttctaaaaccctaaacccttcATCATAAAGAAAACATTCGACCAAACCCTAAACAATCATTTGCACCCCCGCTCTTCCTCTTGCAAAATGGCGAGCCTTACACGATCTTTGAAAAGATGTCAACTTCTCACAAAATCAATGTTACTCAACAGCACAAAACAAAACCCTTCCCTCTTTAAATCCAATTTAAGGAACCCAGTTTCTCAAATCTCCAAAAGAAATTACATTTCAGAAATGCGCAAGTCCGCCTTTGAAGGTAACATTTTAAGACTTCTCCGCAATGAAATCCAATATGAACTTGAGCGCTCTTCGCCTAAACAGGTATTTTCTGTagtctttattattattattatttttccaagCAAGTAGAAATGTAATTTGATGGATTTTGTAATGGGGGTCTATCAAAaattcgttttttttttcaattttgaattttttttatgggaaTTTTTCGGAGTGTTCTAGGTGAACCAAAACATATCTGCCTTTTAGGTTGTTGTGGAAATGGAACTGTTAATGTGTTTATAAAAGGTGTAATGGGCATGTTGATCGACTGAGCTTAGGTTTTCATATCTCTGATTTCATAGGAACTTAAGAAGGatgtataatttttgaaaaaatttgttttcggaatgtgaaattttttaaagctttaGTAATAATGAAGTGGGATTATGAACTGGAATTGGTCATTACTGGATCAGCTGCCAGAAATTAAAGCTGAAAGAGTTGGGATGATTAGCAAAGTATTCGAGAATAGTTGAAttcatatattcttttaatcGATCACAATGAGATGAGAGCGAGTGTAGGATTTAGTGGCAAATGAAATGGAGTGTTAGGCTccattttgtctttttgggtAATCTGTAATGAAGTAAACACCCCTTATGGTGGCTGTGATACTACACCTACCCTACCCTAAGCTATCATCAGGCAGAAGGAAAACCGCTTTGGCAGCAAAGACTACCATGAGCTACCAATCATATGTCTCCTGCCCATCATCACTGATAGCCACTTGAAAGAGGAAAAACCAGCTTTTTGATGGAAGATTTCTTGTCACCTTGGGCAATAGAGAACAAGAATTGTGAACTCGTAAAGCTAATTTTTAGCATACAGTTTGGCATATTAAATACTTACTACACAGCTTGGTAGTCCTTTTCCACCAAGGACTTGGCCGAGTAGTTTTTAAGTAGCTTTATTTGGCTATTTGGCTATTTGGCTGGCCACCCGAGTAGGGGGTTAAAAAATTGGTTTGGGCTTGCACCTTTGCCCACCCCTCTAcctataaaaagaaaaatgttatgTACTTACTACCAACATAGATTGTAGTTGagctcaaaaaataaataaataaataaataaacatagaGTGTAGTTGTCCTTCAGCATGTGCTCTGGGTTTAGAATTGGGGACCGCTGCCAAACCTAGTGGAATATGATTTCCAGTTGGTAGCTATAGGGTATTTGATTTTCCGACCTCTTGATCAATGGTCTTATCATTGGGCCCACTTTTTGGGTTAGCCCTTGAATCTGTTCTATATTTTGGGTTCTGAGAAGTTGGTAAGAAGGTGAGGGAATGACCTTGCTTTGTGGTGCAAGGAATTGAAATACAATCCTAACTAATTGGCACAGTTCTCATGGAACATAATTGCTTGAAACTAAGTGAACATAATTCTTGAGGTTTGAAGGCTGATATTCTTTTCTGTTCCATGGTTTTCTTAGCATTTGAATGAAGCATAAGTTCCCATTATGTTTATCTATTTTTAACATGGACACTCATGCATTATTCTGTTGCTAGCAGAGCAAGAACCTTCATTTGGCTGAGTTTGTCTCAGCTTTGATACGAATACACAGCTTCACGAATATGACCTTGTGTTTCAAAATAGACAGTAAATGAACGTAAAATTTGCCCTTCTCCATCTGAGTTTTCTTAGCATCTTTAGTCTGGGGTGAAGATTCTTAATGCCTGAcgttatcatttttcttataaaattttccccttgaacattttttatttaatgaatcagtaaccttttttttttttggggggggggggggggggggggttgcatagttataattttttattctaaccCATATTTAACTGCAGCCCATTaccaaatttaattcattcacAGTCGATGACCGACCCGGGGAGCAGTGGGTTAGATTGACAAGAAAATTTGGAGAAAATGaagatataaaaattgaagCTACCATGTTTGATGGATCCATTCCTGTT
This window contains:
- the LOC102631187 gene encoding stress response protein NST1; amino-acid sequence: MFRARATFWFRLRFAQTRSFCKNPNKTDDNGDKIESNVSSYHDAYKQLEKLDFTTAAKILFTDPPKKKKFGIDFHLVQLFFVCMPSLAVYLVAQYARYEMRRMEAELEQKKAVEDKKKQEEEEKAKELELKEAEEKAKSNPELLEVKRRLGKLEEAVNEIVEKKHPVKSEASDTQSASESSSSVAKDHVNRAKSGEPTTEKTKKEGHSEDSKR
- the LOC102630883 gene encoding uncharacterized protein At2g39795, mitochondrial, with product MASLTRSLKRCQLLTKSMLLNSTKQNPSLFKSNLRNPVSQISKRNYISEMRKSAFEGNILRLLRNEIQYELERSSPKQPITKFNSFTVDDRPGEQWVRLTRKFGENEDIKIEATMFDGSIPVSKAGVGEDVKLHSTLIVNISKGDEEVLEIMCSAWPDSIEITKLFVRGNDKLSADPYVGPEFKELDDELQDSLYEFLEERGINEQLTAFLHEYLKNKDKTEFVRWMQAVKSYIENK